The DNA region CCGTGATCTCAGGCCCGTAGGTCTCGACCTCGTCGAGCTCGACCTCGATCGGATCGCCGACGGGAAAGCGAAGTCGAGCACGCGTCACGCGATGAACGCTAGACCGTGCGACACTTGAAGTCTCTTGAGCACACCCGAGGCCTACCGCGCTGAACCCCTGAACGACGCACCGTTCTCGTGGCGCGCCATCCTCGAGATCGTTCAGGCGCTCGCGCTCGCCGTGATCATCTCGGTCGTCCTGAACCTGTTCGTGGTGCAGGTCACCGAGGTCCGCCAGCGCAGCATGGAGACGACACTCCTACAGAACGACCGCGTACTGGTGAGCAAGGTCGACTATCGCCTCACGTCGCCGCAGCCGGGCGACATCGTCGTGTTCAACCCGACGATCGACACGCAGATCCCGTACGTAAAGCGCATCGTTGCCGTCGCCGGCGAGACGGTGGAGCTGCGTGACGGGAACCTCTACGTCGACGGAAAGCTGCGCCTCTTCGCACAGGCGCACGGCGCCACGCTGCCGCAGGTCCCGGACATCAAATACCCGTACAAGGTCCCGGACGCCTCGTTCTTCGCGCTCGGCGACAACCGCCTTTCGTCGCAGGACTCGCGGACATTCGGCGCACAGCCCTACAACCGCATCATCGGCAAGGTGATCGTGCGGTTCTGGCCGGTCGACCGCCTCAACTTCTTCGACTGGTGACGCGCAGCTAGCCGATCAGGCTCCCGAGCTCAGCATCGTCATCCGGACGCAGCAGCACGACGCGACCGTCCTCCTCGATGGCTCCCAGGGTCAGCACTTCCGAGTCGAAGGTCGCGATGCGTCGAGGCGGGAAGTTCGTCACGCAGACGACGAGACGATGTTGCAGGTCGGATTTCTGGTACCACCGCCGCACCGCCGCGG from Candidatus Limnocylindria bacterium includes:
- the lepB gene encoding signal peptidase I, whose translation is MSTPEAYRAEPLNDAPFSWRAILEIVQALALAVIISVVLNLFVVQVTEVRQRSMETTLLQNDRVLVSKVDYRLTSPQPGDIVVFNPTIDTQIPYVKRIVAVAGETVELRDGNLYVDGKLRLFAQAHGATLPQVPDIKYPYKVPDASFFALGDNRLSSQDSRTFGAQPYNRIIGKVIVRFWPVDRLNFFDW
- a CDS encoding tRNA-binding protein, which encodes MATIEDFQKIEMRVGRVLAVEDFPEARNPSYKLTIDFGAHGTRRSSAAVRRWYQKSDLQHRLVVCVTNFPPRRIATFDSEVLTLGAIEEDGRVVLLRPDDDAELGSLIG